One stretch of Pigmentiphaga aceris DNA includes these proteins:
- the rluB gene encoding 23S rRNA pseudouridine(2605) synthase RluB has product MNDTPHDIPHDAPADGAATSGGDKAKGRRNLRTPFRRRRAGEPVAEGASGGAAAADGEAPAADAAARPPRAPRQRKKPLPEGAEAAAAPAAARGEGAAPRGRGPRKPRGPRPDGQRGEGQRGEGQREGQRSSASRAPRASRAPVVQEIEETYIPLDPEAQRMAEVEAEEALSFLEQAPDIKKRLTRFLSSDAVAPKLHKVLAEAGIGSRREMEDLIVAGRVSVNGEPAHIGQRVLPTDQVRVNGKLVQRRASGRPPRVVLYHKPAGEIVTQDDPEGRATVFGRLPKIKSGKWVSVGRLDLNTEGLLIFTTSGDLANRMMHPRYEIEREYAVRVLGEMSEEQRTALIEGITLDDGVAAFGSLDYLGGDGSNRWYRVTLQEGRNREVRRMFEAVGVMVSRLIRTRFGDIVLPRTLRRGRWDELEGDVTTALMVQLGLIRADAEESSSRRGRTAQPLSHDSALPPGFGTLSQNGMHGARVGRRGQVQGGAPFGNASYPSDPFGTGVAMSIGFANGHPNGGHNGNGGPDVDGNRSAPRRGGKPSGAPATGQRAGQGGQRRRTRGAQPAGAPAASNPWATGHRVAGETAGTKGPRSGSRGNGPRGAASGGQRSAAGGAGGAGGQRNAGPGGARSGGPGAPRAAGSRGPRTNDGNSSRGRGPSDERQPRGPAAHESRLGVIGGGGGGSRGGRRGRD; this is encoded by the coding sequence ATGAACGATACTCCGCACGATATTCCGCACGACGCGCCCGCTGATGGTGCTGCGACTTCCGGCGGCGACAAGGCCAAGGGCCGGCGCAATCTGCGTACCCCCTTCCGCCGCCGTCGTGCAGGCGAGCCGGTAGCCGAGGGTGCGTCGGGTGGCGCTGCTGCTGCCGATGGTGAAGCGCCTGCTGCTGATGCTGCTGCGCGTCCGCCGCGCGCGCCGCGTCAACGCAAGAAGCCGCTTCCCGAGGGCGCTGAAGCAGCTGCGGCACCCGCAGCGGCTCGCGGCGAAGGTGCTGCACCGCGTGGTCGCGGTCCTCGCAAGCCGCGTGGCCCGCGTCCTGATGGTCAACGTGGCGAAGGTCAGCGTGGTGAGGGCCAACGTGAAGGTCAGCGCAGCAGTGCGTCTCGTGCACCGCGTGCGTCGCGCGCCCCGGTGGTGCAGGAGATCGAAGAAACCTACATCCCGCTCGATCCCGAAGCACAGCGCATGGCCGAGGTCGAGGCCGAGGAAGCGCTGTCCTTCCTGGAGCAGGCACCTGACATCAAGAAGCGCCTGACGCGCTTCCTGTCCAGCGATGCGGTCGCGCCGAAGTTGCACAAGGTGCTGGCTGAAGCTGGTATCGGTTCGCGCCGTGAGATGGAAGACCTGATCGTTGCAGGCCGCGTGTCTGTGAATGGCGAGCCGGCGCACATCGGCCAGCGCGTGCTGCCCACCGACCAGGTGCGTGTCAATGGCAAGCTGGTGCAGCGTCGTGCCTCTGGTCGTCCCCCGCGTGTGGTGCTGTATCACAAGCCCGCTGGCGAGATTGTGACGCAGGATGATCCGGAAGGCCGTGCGACAGTGTTCGGTCGTCTGCCCAAGATCAAGAGCGGCAAGTGGGTCTCGGTGGGTCGTCTTGATCTGAACACTGAAGGCTTGCTGATCTTCACCACCTCTGGTGATCTGGCGAACCGCATGATGCACCCGCGCTACGAGATCGAGCGCGAGTACGCCGTGCGTGTGCTGGGTGAAATGAGCGAAGAGCAGCGTACGGCTCTGATCGAAGGCATTACGCTCGATGACGGCGTGGCTGCGTTCGGATCGCTGGATTACCTGGGCGGCGATGGCAGCAACCGTTGGTATCGCGTCACGCTGCAGGAAGGCCGCAATCGCGAAGTCCGCCGCATGTTCGAGGCAGTTGGTGTGATGGTCAGCCGTCTGATCCGTACCCGCTTCGGTGACATCGTTCTGCCGCGCACCTTGCGTCGCGGTCGCTGGGACGAGCTTGAGGGTGATGTCACGACGGCACTGATGGTGCAGTTGGGTCTCATCCGTGCCGACGCGGAAGAAAGCAGCAGCCGTCGTGGCCGTACTGCGCAGCCGCTCTCGCACGACAGCGCGTTGCCCCCGGGCTTCGGCACCCTGTCTCAGAACGGGATGCACGGTGCTCGTGTGGGCCGTCGCGGTCAGGTGCAAGGCGGTGCGCCGTTTGGCAACGCCAGCTATCCGTCGGACCCCTTCGGGACGGGTGTGGCCATGTCGATCGGCTTTGCCAATGGTCACCCCAACGGTGGTCATAACGGCAATGGCGGCCCGGATGTGGACGGAAATCGTTCTGCACCGCGCCGTGGTGGCAAGCCTTCTGGTGCACCGGCAACCGGCCAGCGCGCAGGTCAGGGCGGTCAGCGCCGACGTACGCGTGGTGCGCAGCCTGCTGGCGCGCCCGCGGCGTCGAATCCTTGGGCAACGGGGCACCGTGTTGCGGGCGAAACTGCAGGGACCAAAGGTCCGCGCAGTGGTAGTCGTGGTAATGGCCCCCGTGGTGCGGCTTCCGGTGGGCAGCGCTCGGCTGCTGGCGGGGCGGGTGGTGCGGGTGGTCAACGCAATGCGGGCCCGGGTGGCGCGCGTTCGGGTGGCCCTGGTGCACCGCGCGCTGCTGGATCGCGTGGTCCGCGTACCAACGACGGCAACTCGTCGCGCGGCCGTGGTCCCAGCGATGAGCGTCAGCCTCGTGGCCCGGCAGCGCACGAATCCCGTCTTGGTGTGATCGGCGGTGGCGGCGGTGGTTCGCGCGGCGGTCGGCGTGGTCGTGATTGA
- the rimP gene encoding ribosome maturation factor RimP has product MADLFALTEQSLVGLDVELVDIERAPQGLLRVTIDRPEGVRIEDCEAVSKQLSRVFEVENLDYARLEVGSPGTDRPLRRARDFVRFVGERVEIKLRAAFNGRKVFTGTLVLPDADETTEVVAEPATAGGMVGQGAEVFGIEFEVKAGEIQVLRFALDEVERAKLDPVLNFRGKKR; this is encoded by the coding sequence ATGGCAGATCTTTTTGCGCTTACCGAGCAGTCCCTCGTCGGGCTGGACGTCGAGCTGGTAGATATCGAACGCGCGCCCCAGGGTTTGCTGCGGGTCACCATCGATCGTCCGGAAGGCGTACGTATCGAAGATTGCGAAGCGGTATCGAAACAGCTGTCGCGCGTATTCGAAGTCGAGAACCTCGATTACGCACGGCTTGAAGTCGGCTCGCCCGGCACCGATCGTCCGCTGCGCCGTGCGCGCGACTTCGTGCGTTTCGTGGGTGAGCGTGTAGAGATCAAATTGCGTGCCGCTTTCAACGGTCGCAAAGTATTTACCGGCACGCTGGTTCTTCCAGATGCCGATGAGACGACTGAAGTCGTCGCCGAGCCCGCAACGGCTGGCGGCATGGTCGGTCAGGGAGCCGAAGTGTTCGGCATCGAATTCGAAGTAAAAGCAGGCGAGATCCAGGTGTTGCGGTTTGCACTCGATGAAGTCGAGCGCGCCAAGCTGGATCCGGTTCTGAATTTCAGGGGCAAAAAGCGATGA